In Candidatus Eisenbacteria bacterium, one genomic interval encodes:
- a CDS encoding fibronectin type III domain-containing protein codes for MKHWCSAIAIMLVTCSVAGAAETQLWIHDGPADHAAAETRGVVVRPDGVIALGPAARSHAADSTTVIWALLPLPDGSVAIAGDRGRIDRWTSAGGVRPWVRLAAGQVLSLATDGDGLIAGTGPDGRIYRVSAGGDTSLLVKTGERYVWALASAGKGAWYAATGSRGRLLKVQQGASRVMLDSEESHLISCISDGRGGAYAGGDSRGGLVHVSAGGEARTLFDASEEEIRALALGADGSVYAAALSASAVALTGAAVDDDESDGPAGSAAPVRAAVSGGRATVYRIIPDSVVTTLWTSPQPLLYALASYRGALAPEGGVLAASGNRAGVWLVNPNGGASQWMAMPQGQVTALAVTPRGEIFAATSNPGALWQLGPERAARGELISAPLDARRIAAFGRVAWQGRGRGAKLDTRSGNTDKPDTTWSAWKSVGADDRSASAPARYLQYRLELSGDAEVSAIEAFYRERNLAPRVDELAVAPQGLGFREGELQPRSEPVTQSLPGGQRVEYSISNQPTRPLRGLPAFARGLRTLQWRGNDPNGDALRYSVELRREGEDGWIKLGEDYEATSFTWDTQSIPDGRYRVRVTATDRAGNAVGEERSGSATSEPFTVDNTAPRLTAFEAGADGSGITISGAGEDGESVLWRVEVSLDDADWRPVTPESGLADSRQVRFRARLSDVERGLHSVAVRVVDLAGNTASRSLPVTVAVRR; via the coding sequence GTGAAGCACTGGTGTTCGGCGATCGCGATCATGCTCGTGACCTGCTCGGTCGCAGGAGCGGCCGAGACGCAATTGTGGATTCACGATGGCCCCGCCGACCATGCCGCGGCCGAAACTCGCGGCGTGGTGGTGCGACCTGATGGGGTGATCGCGCTCGGGCCGGCGGCGCGTTCGCACGCCGCCGACAGCACGACCGTGATCTGGGCGCTGCTGCCGCTTCCGGACGGGTCGGTCGCGATCGCCGGGGACCGCGGGCGAATCGATCGCTGGACCTCGGCGGGAGGCGTTCGACCCTGGGTGCGGCTCGCGGCGGGACAGGTGCTCTCACTGGCGACAGACGGGGACGGCTTGATCGCGGGCACCGGGCCGGACGGTCGCATCTACCGGGTGTCGGCTGGTGGCGACACCTCGCTGCTGGTCAAGACCGGCGAACGCTATGTGTGGGCACTGGCGTCGGCGGGCAAGGGTGCCTGGTATGCCGCAACCGGTTCGCGCGGCCGGTTGCTCAAGGTCCAGCAGGGCGCGAGTCGCGTGATGCTCGACTCGGAGGAGAGTCACCTCATCTCATGCATCTCGGACGGTCGCGGTGGCGCCTACGCGGGCGGAGACTCGCGTGGTGGACTGGTTCACGTGAGCGCCGGCGGTGAGGCGCGGACATTGTTCGACGCCTCCGAAGAAGAGATTCGAGCGCTGGCACTCGGCGCGGACGGCTCCGTCTACGCTGCAGCGCTGAGTGCTTCCGCGGTGGCGCTGACGGGTGCCGCGGTGGACGACGACGAGAGCGACGGCCCGGCCGGAAGTGCCGCGCCGGTGCGTGCGGCCGTGAGCGGCGGGCGCGCAACGGTCTATCGCATCATTCCCGACAGCGTCGTGACCACCCTCTGGACTTCCCCTCAGCCGTTGCTCTACGCGCTTGCGTCCTACCGCGGTGCGCTGGCACCCGAGGGCGGGGTACTCGCGGCCAGCGGCAATCGGGCCGGCGTGTGGCTGGTGAATCCCAATGGCGGCGCGAGCCAGTGGATGGCCATGCCGCAGGGACAGGTCACGGCACTCGCGGTCACGCCGCGCGGCGAGATCTTTGCGGCGACTTCGAATCCCGGCGCCCTGTGGCAGCTGGGACCGGAACGAGCCGCGCGTGGCGAGCTGATCTCGGCGCCGCTCGATGCGCGCCGTATTGCGGCGTTCGGCCGGGTTGCGTGGCAAGGGCGTGGTCGCGGCGCGAAGCTCGACACCCGCAGCGGCAACACCGACAAGCCCGATACGACCTGGAGCGCCTGGAAATCGGTCGGAGCGGACGATCGTTCCGCTTCGGCACCCGCGCGCTATCTGCAGTACCGCCTCGAGCTCAGCGGCGATGCCGAGGTGAGTGCGATCGAGGCGTTCTATCGCGAACGGAATCTCGCTCCGCGCGTGGACGAGCTCGCGGTTGCGCCCCAGGGGCTCGGATTTCGTGAAGGCGAGCTGCAGCCGCGCAGCGAGCCTGTGACGCAGAGTCTTCCGGGCGGTCAGCGCGTCGAGTATTCGATCTCGAATCAGCCGACGAGACCGCTGCGGGGCTTGCCCGCTTTCGCGCGTGGACTGCGCACGCTGCAATGGCGCGGCAATGATCCCAATGGCGACGCGCTGCGGTACAGCGTCGAGTTGCGTCGCGAGGGAGAGGATGGCTGGATCAAGCTTGGCGAAGACTACGAAGCCACTTCGTTCACGTGGGACACGCAGTCGATTCCCGACGGACGCTATCGCGTCCGGGTGACCGCGACGGACCGAGCCGGCAATGCAGTCGGCGAGGAGCGGTCCGGGAGCGCCACCAGCGAGCCCTTCACGGTCGACAACACCGCACCTCGACTCACCGCGTTCGAGGCCGGCGCCGACGGGAGCGGCATCACGATCTCGGGAGCGGGGGAGGACGGCGAGAGCGTGCTGTGGCGCGTCGAGGTCTCGCTGGACGATGCCGACTGGCGTCCGGTGACTCCCGAGAGCGGACTTGCCGACAGTCGCCAGGTTCGGTTTCGCGCACGCCTGAGCGATGTCGAGCGCGGGCTCCATTCCGTGGCGGTGAGGGTGGTCGATCTGGCCGGGAACACGGCATCGCGCTCCCTTCCGGTGACGGTGGCCGTGCGGCGCTGA